Part of the Marinitoga sp. 38H-ov genome is shown below.
TTGAGGAGAAATTTTTTTAGTGTAACCTTGATTACGGACAAATGCGATAAAAAGAGTTATAATTAAAGCGTAATAAAAAATATTTTTCACAAAGCGAGGAGATAATATGAGTGAATTATTTAATAAGAAAGAATATTTAAAAAATTTAATAAAAAGATCTAACGTTGAAAAGGATAATGAAAAATTAAAGCAAGAACTTCAAAAAGCTATTAAAGAATTATCTGCAGAGGAAATAGCTATAGTTGAACAAGATTTAATGGACAATGAAGGAATGACAATTGATCAAATACAATCTGTTTGTGATGTTCATCTTGGATTATTTAAAGAATATATTGATCAAGAAAAAATAGAAGTTGAACCATGGCACCCTATTTATATATTAATGAAGGAGCATGATTTTATAATTAAAACAGCTGAAAAAATTAGAGATGTAGCAAAACAAGTTTTAGCTAAAAAGTCAATTCAAGAAGCATTTCCATTATTTATGAAATTAAATTTATACTTTGACGATTTAATGGCAGCAGAAAATTACTTTTTGAAAGAAGAAAATGTCTTATTTCCATATATAGAAAAACATGGAATAACCAAGCCGCCATCAATAATGTGGCAAGAACATGATCAAGTTAGAGATTTTAGAAAACAGTTAATAGCTATTAAAGATAATAGAAATTTTGAACAAGCAAAACAGGAATTATATAATTTGTCATTAGCCATGTTAGAATTTTTTATGAATCATGTACATAAAGAGCATT
Proteins encoded:
- a CDS encoding DUF438 domain-containing protein, which encodes MSELFNKKEYLKNLIKRSNVEKDNEKLKQELQKAIKELSAEEIAIVEQDLMDNEGMTIDQIQSVCDVHLGLFKEYIDQEKIEVEPWHPIYILMKEHDFIIKTAEKIRDVAKQVLAKKSIQEAFPLFMKLNLYFDDLMAAENYFLKEENVLFPYIEKHGITKPPSIMWQEHDQVRDFRKQLIAIKDNRNFEQAKQELYNLSLAMLEFFMNHVHKEHSVLFPTALKLISEDEWIDIRHQFDEIGYCGFDPESMNIEKKDVEEVIEGKIKLPSGELTIEQLKFMLNTLPIDITFVDANDEVKYFSESKERIFVRSRAIIGRKVQNCHPSKSIEIVNKIVNDFKSGKRDNADFWLNLGEKYVYIRYFAVRNEKGEYLGTLEVTQDIKPIQEITGEKRIYDEK